From the Pseudomonas baltica genome, one window contains:
- a CDS encoding CS1-pili formation C-terminal domain-containing protein — protein MFRMTPLASAIALIACVGMPVAASEPPAAQPSLLAQAKGLPQEFQEHFFDVPLAVRVVLDNKELGEAMVVLSRDDRVTLLDFTDTRDSDIGPAERDLWRAWLQQGVALGACQTACDNGLLAVHYSLQNSELALVTRNVERATAESQFYHLPEQGSTGVMLRNQLNLSGGQDQDMGGRYGLQAIASLGNWTQTANMQANRTGGQYGQTQYALHELHTQTEREGSFVRLGYFMPTAEGLSRQPRTFGASPDTVMGVMLGSSDSLAVEGTKAAVYPLYVTANREAVVEIYRDGVLINTQQVQPGLQTLDTRPLPGGIYDVEVRLLEDGQETSRTDELVYKPNNWRNPDQRWRFNIFLGRETQLLSSWDPQPDAGTTAGAAVNYLLHPRAVVGLSARQVKARNQLGTSLDLGVGSASNLYANLYKTQDHGTGMDVQALHNYGSGNLIASHNRSWLDNRNTYETLIDGTQVRQRYLYNGPVSNSSLALNHRLSSTHSLNARYSYTQGQIQGSAIDLSWLRHGRLFGNAATWQLSVFDRPASISSGNERNRGVDLRVTLAVGGQGKSLNASLGTRTDREGNSDRNASIGYQQQLQSGPLTSVSATATTDTYGIGLSGSGRFHTPLAEGDVFLQRSSYNNALTGALNLTSNLVVGGGKVVLTGSSTQQQAGMIIDVESDLDTITLRADDLSGTGTILKPGRNFVPVSAYRDSTVQFDFQGNHAPAANIQPPRARYHLNKGGVAYSKVRVMKTMTVLGRLLDANGRPMKGQHIVNHASRSVTEVDGFFSLEMSEGTPTLEVRKNDQRVCAFTLDPTQLNRENDVLMVGDLRCVTAEVAVATPAVETAG, from the coding sequence ATGTTCCGTATGACGCCGCTCGCCAGCGCGATAGCCCTGATCGCCTGCGTGGGCATGCCCGTCGCCGCATCAGAACCGCCCGCTGCGCAACCGAGTCTGCTGGCACAGGCGAAAGGCTTGCCACAAGAATTTCAAGAACACTTTTTCGACGTACCGCTGGCCGTGCGCGTCGTGCTGGACAACAAGGAACTCGGTGAAGCCATGGTGGTGCTGTCCCGCGATGACCGCGTGACCCTGCTCGACTTCACCGACACCCGCGACAGCGACATCGGCCCCGCCGAGCGCGATCTCTGGCGCGCCTGGCTGCAACAAGGCGTCGCCCTGGGTGCCTGTCAAACCGCTTGCGACAACGGCCTGCTCGCGGTGCACTACAGCCTGCAAAACTCCGAACTGGCCCTGGTGACCCGCAACGTCGAACGCGCCACCGCCGAGTCGCAGTTCTACCACCTGCCCGAACAGGGCAGCACCGGCGTGATGCTGCGCAACCAGCTGAACCTCTCCGGCGGCCAGGATCAGGACATGGGTGGCCGCTATGGCCTGCAAGCCATCGCCAGCCTCGGCAACTGGACGCAGACCGCCAACATGCAGGCCAACAGGACCGGCGGCCAATACGGCCAGACCCAATACGCCCTGCATGAACTCCACACCCAGACCGAACGCGAAGGCAGCTTCGTGCGCTTGGGTTATTTCATGCCCACCGCCGAAGGCCTGAGCCGCCAGCCGCGCACCTTTGGCGCCAGCCCCGACACAGTCATGGGCGTCATGCTGGGCAGTTCCGACAGCCTCGCCGTCGAAGGCACCAAGGCCGCGGTGTATCCGCTGTACGTCACCGCCAACCGCGAAGCCGTGGTCGAGATCTACCGCGACGGCGTGCTGATCAACACCCAGCAAGTGCAACCCGGGCTGCAGACCCTCGACACCCGGCCATTGCCCGGCGGCATCTACGACGTCGAAGTGCGTTTGCTCGAAGACGGCCAAGAGACATCCCGCACCGACGAGTTGGTGTACAAGCCCAACAACTGGCGCAACCCCGACCAGCGCTGGCGCTTCAACATCTTTCTGGGCCGCGAAACGCAACTGCTCAGCAGCTGGGACCCACAACCCGATGCTGGCACCACCGCAGGCGCGGCCGTCAACTACCTGCTCCATCCACGCGCCGTGGTCGGGCTGTCGGCCCGTCAGGTCAAGGCACGCAATCAGCTGGGCACCTCCCTCGACCTAGGCGTAGGCAGCGCTTCCAACCTGTACGCCAACCTCTATAAGACTCAGGACCACGGCACCGGCATGGACGTGCAGGCCCTGCACAACTACGGCAGCGGCAACCTGATCGCCAGTCACAACCGCAGCTGGCTCGACAACCGCAATACTTACGAGACCCTCATCGATGGCACCCAGGTGCGCCAGCGTTATCTCTACAACGGCCCGGTCAGCAATTCATCGCTGGCGCTCAACCATCGCCTCAGCTCGACCCACAGCCTCAACGCCCGTTACTCCTACACGCAAGGCCAGATCCAAGGCTCGGCCATCGACCTCAGCTGGCTGCGCCACGGCCGCCTGTTCGGCAACGCCGCCACCTGGCAACTCTCGGTCTTTGATCGCCCAGCCAGCATCAGCAGTGGCAACGAGCGCAACCGCGGCGTCGACCTGCGTGTCACCCTGGCTGTCGGCGGCCAGGGCAAAAGCCTCAATGCCAGCCTCGGCACCCGCACCGACCGCGAAGGCAACAGCGATCGCAACGCCAGCATCGGCTACCAGCAGCAACTGCAAAGCGGCCCGCTGACCAGCGTCTCGGCCACGGCCACCACCGACACCTACGGCATCGGCCTCAGCGGCTCCGGGCGTTTCCACACACCACTGGCCGAAGGCGATGTGTTCTTGCAGCGCTCGTCCTACAACAACGCGCTCACCGGCGCACTTAACCTCACCAGCAACCTGGTGGTGGGTGGCGGCAAGGTCGTCCTCACCGGCAGCAGCACGCAGCAGCAGGCCGGAATGATCATCGACGTCGAATCCGACCTGGACACCATCACCCTGCGCGCCGACGACCTCAGCGGCACCGGCACGATCCTCAAGCCGGGGCGCAATTTCGTACCGGTGTCGGCCTACCGCGACAGCACCGTGCAGTTCGACTTCCAGGGCAACCATGCCCCCGCCGCCAACATCCAGCCGCCCCGCGCCCGCTATCACCTCAACAAAGGCGGCGTGGCTTACAGCAAAGTGCGGGTGATGAAGACCATGACCGTGCTCGGCCGCCTGCTCGATGCCAACGGCCGCCCCATGAAAGGCCAGCACATCGTCAACCACGCCAGCCGCAGCGTCACCGAGGTGGACGGCTTCTTCTCCCTGGAGATGAGCGAAGGCACGCCCACGCTTGAAGTACGCAAGAACGACCAGCGCGTGTGCGCCTTTACCTTGGACCCGACCCAGCTGAACCGTGAGAACGACGTGCTGATGGTGGGTGATTTGCGTTGCGTGACGGCCGAAGTGGCCGTCGCAACCCCGGCGGTCGAGACCGCGGGTTAA
- a CDS encoding methyl-accepting chemotaxis protein, translating into MVATAVHEMGLTVQEIAQNAGNAASASQSARDEALQAREVVRGSIVHIEGMSDEIGVASAAVGELATQVASIDQVLAVIRGISEQTNLLALNAAIEAARAGEMGRGFAVVADEVRTLAKRTQLSTDEIQQMIARLKQGAQNAVSSMQTGQAATGTGVQSSQRTGASLAAITEQVERISDMNHQVATATEEQSAVTEEINRNVQGISDLARATAGEVRDCREECRALTGLADDLARQMGGFRL; encoded by the coding sequence ATGGTTGCCACGGCGGTGCATGAGATGGGGCTGACGGTGCAGGAGATCGCGCAGAACGCCGGCAATGCGGCCAGCGCCTCGCAGTCAGCGCGCGATGAGGCGTTGCAGGCGCGGGAGGTGGTGCGCGGGTCGATCGTGCATATCGAGGGCATGAGCGACGAGATCGGGGTGGCGTCGGCGGCGGTGGGTGAGCTGGCGACCCAGGTGGCGTCGATCGATCAGGTGCTGGCGGTGATCCGCGGGATTTCGGAGCAGACCAATTTGCTGGCCTTGAACGCGGCGATCGAGGCGGCGCGGGCGGGGGAGATGGGCCGTGGCTTTGCGGTGGTGGCGGATGAGGTGCGGACCTTGGCCAAGCGTACGCAGCTGTCGACCGACGAGATTCAGCAGATGATCGCGCGCTTGAAGCAGGGCGCGCAGAACGCCGTGTCGTCAATGCAGACCGGGCAGGCGGCAACCGGCACCGGTGTGCAATCGAGTCAGCGCACCGGCGCGTCGTTGGCGGCGATTACCGAGCAGGTCGAGCGGATCAGCGATATGAACCATCAGGTGGCGACGGCGACCGAAGAGCAATCAGCGGTGACCGAAGAGATCAACCGCAATGTGCAAGGGATTTCCGACCTGGCCCGGGCGACGGCGGGCGAGGTAAGGGATTGCCGCGAGGAGTGTCGAGCGTTGACCGGGTTGGCGGATGATCTGGCGCGGCAGATGGGGGGATTCAGGCTTTAA
- a CDS encoding molecular chaperone encodes MYKFILAALLGALSLSATAAPDIYIGTVYDYLDGAQSSYRKRISNSGDSTAFVRVDLYEITYGADGPQETPLHSAPDGQRRGLIATPSRLIIPPKGMQATRLLFQGERDRERYYRVRYIPVVPEKDDQFAVPEDERQAYKAAVETGINVLTGYGAIFIVRPTHTRFDTRIEQTDTHYSLTNAGNSTVVLEDLKECSAGDEPVCDPSRLQHVMPGKTTRFERTPGRVLHFKRIEGDASHPTQV; translated from the coding sequence ATGTATAAATTCATCCTCGCCGCCCTGCTGGGAGCCCTCAGCCTGTCGGCCACCGCCGCGCCCGACATTTATATCGGCACGGTCTATGACTACCTGGACGGCGCCCAGTCCAGCTACCGCAAGCGCATCAGCAACAGTGGCGACAGCACCGCCTTCGTACGGGTCGACCTGTATGAAATCACCTACGGCGCAGACGGCCCCCAGGAAACACCCCTGCACAGCGCGCCTGATGGCCAGCGCCGGGGCCTGATCGCCACCCCCTCGCGGTTGATCATCCCGCCCAAGGGCATGCAAGCCACACGGCTGTTGTTTCAGGGCGAGCGTGATCGGGAACGTTACTACCGCGTGCGCTACATCCCGGTGGTGCCCGAAAAGGACGACCAGTTCGCGGTGCCCGAGGATGAGCGACAGGCCTACAAAGCGGCTGTGGAGACTGGCATCAACGTCCTCACAGGCTACGGCGCGATCTTCATCGTGCGGCCCACGCATACCCGCTTCGACACACGCATCGAGCAAACCGACACGCACTACAGCCTGACCAATGCGGGCAACAGCACCGTCGTGCTGGAGGACTTGAAGGAGTGCTCGGCGGGCGACGAGCCGGTCTGCGACCCCAGCCGCCTGCAACATGTGATGCCGGGCAAGACCACCCGTTTCGAGAGAACCCCCGGGCGCGTCCTGCACTTCAAGCGCATCGAAGGCGATGCCAGCCACCCCACCCAGGTTTGA
- a CDS encoding molecular chaperone, with the protein MYKFAFAALLSALAVTTQAAPNINIGNIFDYLDGAQSTYLKRIYNSGDSTAFVRVNIAEIHYAADGSRTEVPLTIDGPAQQRKGLVASPARLIIPVNGMQATRLLYMGERDRERYFRVRYVPVIPEKEDQFAVSAEEREAYKASMSAGVNVMASYGAIFFVRPTNTQFDTRIEQTATRYSVHNAGNSTLMLDHFRDCSASDERNCEATRLHHVMPGKTFAFDKVPGRVYRFNVTEGSEQREMHVD; encoded by the coding sequence ATGTACAAGTTCGCTTTCGCCGCGCTCCTGAGCGCCTTGGCGGTCACCACCCAAGCTGCACCCAATATCAACATCGGGAACATTTTCGATTATCTCGATGGCGCGCAATCCACCTACCTCAAGCGTATCTACAACAGCGGTGACAGCACGGCGTTCGTCAGGGTCAACATCGCCGAGATCCACTACGCCGCCGATGGCTCCCGCACAGAGGTGCCCCTCACCATCGATGGCCCCGCCCAACAACGCAAAGGCCTGGTCGCCAGCCCGGCGCGGTTGATCATCCCGGTCAACGGCATGCAGGCGACCCGCCTGCTGTACATGGGCGAGCGCGATCGCGAGCGCTATTTTCGAGTGAGGTATGTGCCGGTGATCCCGGAGAAGGAAGATCAGTTCGCGGTATCGGCCGAAGAGCGCGAAGCCTACAAGGCCAGCATGAGCGCCGGCGTCAACGTCATGGCCAGCTACGGTGCGATCTTTTTCGTGCGCCCCACCAACACCCAGTTCGACACGCGCATCGAGCAAACCGCAACGCGCTACAGCGTCCACAACGCGGGCAACAGCACCCTGATGCTCGATCATTTTCGTGATTGTTCGGCCAGCGATGAACGCAACTGCGAGGCCACCCGCCTGCATCATGTGATGCCCGGCAAGACATTCGCGTTCGATAAAGTGCCGGGGCGGGTGTATCGGTTCAATGTGACGGAGGGTAGCGAACAGCGGGAGATGCATGTTGATTAG
- a CDS encoding low specificity L-threonine aldolase: MNEQSQQFASDNYSGICPEAWAAMEAANHGHERAYGDDQWTAKAADQFRQLFETDCEVFFAFNGTAANSLALSSLCQSYHSVICSETAHVDTDECGAPEFFSNGSKLLTARTEDGKLTPAAIREVALKRQDIHYPKPRVVTLTQATECGSVYTPDEIKAISATCKELGLNLHMDGARFANACAFLGCTPAELTWQSGVDVLCFGGTKNGMAVGEAILFFKHELATDFDYRCKQAGQLASKMRFLSAPWVGLLENDAWLKHARHANASAQLLKQLTADIPGVELLFPVQANGVFLQMSEAALEALRGKGWRFYTFIGEGGARFMCSWDTQEARVHALAADIRAVMQGG; encoded by the coding sequence ATGAACGAGCAAAGCCAGCAGTTTGCCAGCGACAACTATTCAGGCATCTGCCCGGAGGCCTGGGCAGCGATGGAAGCCGCCAACCACGGTCACGAGCGCGCCTATGGCGACGATCAATGGACCGCCAAGGCCGCCGATCAATTCCGCCAATTGTTCGAAACCGACTGTGAAGTCTTCTTCGCCTTCAACGGCACAGCGGCCAACTCCCTGGCCCTGTCGTCACTGTGCCAGAGCTACCACAGCGTCATCTGCTCCGAAACCGCCCATGTCGACACCGACGAATGCGGCGCCCCGGAATTCTTCTCCAACGGTTCCAAACTTCTCACCGCCCGCACCGAAGACGGCAAACTCACCCCCGCTGCCATCCGCGAAGTGGCCCTCAAGCGTCAGGACATCCACTACCCCAAACCGCGCGTGGTCACTCTCACCCAAGCCACCGAGTGCGGCAGCGTCTACACCCCCGACGAGATCAAGGCGATCAGCGCCACCTGCAAGGAACTGGGCCTCAACCTGCACATGGACGGCGCCCGTTTCGCCAACGCCTGCGCCTTCCTCGGCTGCACACCGGCCGAACTGACCTGGCAATCCGGCGTCGACGTGCTGTGCTTCGGCGGCACCAAAAACGGCATGGCGGTAGGCGAAGCCATCCTGTTCTTCAAACACGAACTGGCCACCGACTTCGATTACCGCTGCAAACAGGCCGGCCAACTAGCCTCGAAGATGCGCTTCCTCTCGGCCCCCTGGGTCGGCCTGCTGGAAAACGACGCCTGGCTCAAACATGCTCGCCACGCCAACGCCAGCGCCCAACTGCTCAAGCAGCTGACAGCCGACATCCCCGGCGTGGAGTTGTTGTTCCCGGTGCAGGCCAATGGGGTGTTTCTGCAAATGTCGGAAGCGGCACTGGAAGCGTTGCGCGGTAAGGGCTGGAGGTTCTACACCTTCATTGGCGAAGGTGGCGCGCGGTTCATGTGCTCGTGGGATACGCAAGAAGCGCGCGTTCACGCCCTGGCGGCGGATATCCGAGCGGTGATGCAAGGCGGGTGA
- a CDS encoding TraX family protein, with translation MQANRDTALDALKWLAMLSMVLDHLRYIGDSLDPLYIPGRLAFPWFCLAIAAHQARRDRTAPLPWRYLGWMLAFTLLSEWPYRLFVVPAETLSVMPTLTLGLLVANALRQRTPLALALGTLALGVAARWSDDLMFGLPGVLLPAVMWLVYKRPLAWQILPGLVCLLANVWLELLDQSMQGYWVAMAGIAACLLAPALGMSLLRQRLAVAIPPLGRWGYGFYPLHFLCLWALKALILGPAAS, from the coding sequence ATGCAGGCAAATCGCGACACGGCACTGGATGCCCTCAAGTGGCTGGCCATGCTGAGCATGGTGCTCGACCACCTGCGCTACATCGGCGATTCATTGGACCCGCTGTATATCCCCGGTCGCCTGGCGTTCCCGTGGTTTTGCCTGGCGATTGCCGCGCATCAGGCGCGGCGTGATCGAACCGCACCGTTGCCGTGGCGGTACCTGGGCTGGATGCTGGCGTTCACGCTGTTGTCGGAATGGCCGTATCGGCTGTTCGTCGTACCGGCTGAAACACTCAGTGTCATGCCCACCCTGACGCTCGGCCTGCTGGTCGCCAATGCGCTCAGGCAACGCACGCCCTTGGCCCTCGCGCTAGGCACGCTGGCATTGGGCGTGGCGGCGCGCTGGAGCGACGATTTGATGTTCGGTCTGCCCGGCGTGCTGCTGCCGGCGGTGATGTGGCTGGTCTATAAGCGCCCGCTGGCGTGGCAGATCCTGCCGGGGCTGGTGTGCCTGTTGGCGAACGTGTGGCTCGAACTGCTCGATCAGTCGATGCAGGGCTATTGGGTGGCCATGGCGGGCATCGCCGCCTGCCTGCTGGCGCCGGCGCTGGGCATGTCGCTTTTGCGTCAGCGCCTGGCTGTGGCTATCCCGCCTTTGGGCCGTTGGGGCTACGGTTTCTACCCGCTGCACTTCCTCTGCTTGTGGGCGCTGAAGGCCCTGATTCTGGGGCCTGCAGCGTCTTGA
- a CDS encoding cell division protein ZapA yields MSGAAETVKVISILGNDYSIKAPAVEAQAIVDAAELLKATLADTKRKYPTLVGDKLLVLTAMNLCSRQLELQRDHAAALLRYQAQVEATVEAVARTLERD; encoded by the coding sequence ATGAGTGGCGCGGCAGAGACGGTCAAGGTCATTTCAATCCTCGGCAACGACTACTCGATCAAGGCGCCCGCCGTTGAGGCCCAGGCGATCGTCGATGCCGCCGAACTGCTCAAGGCCACCCTGGCCGACACCAAGCGTAAATACCCAACGCTGGTGGGCGATAAATTGCTGGTGCTGACGGCGATGAACCTGTGCTCCAGGCAACTGGAGCTGCAACGGGATCACGCCGCGGCGTTGTTGCGCTATCAGGCGCAGGTGGAGGCCACCGTCGAGGCGGTGGCGCGCACGCTGGAACGGGACTGA
- the gbcB gene encoding glycine-betaine demethylase subunit GbcB, which translates to MSNPFLNPVTTQTWANGRHIVRCVKVIQETWDVRTFCFMADQPIMFFFKPGQFVTLELEIEGQPIMRSYTISSAPSVPYSFSVTIKRVPGGKVSNWLHDNLHEGQELAVHGPVGLFNAIDFPSPKVLYLSGGVGITPVMSMARWFYDTNANVDMVFVHSARSPKDIIYHRELEHMASRIDNFSLHLICEKHGLGEPWAGYRGYLNHKLLELIASDFMEREIYCCGPTPYMNAVKNLLQNCGYDMTRYHEESFGATPPEARADAVEQAEQAADAPEVAQGELHQVEFTASGKSIRVAPGETVHAAAAKLGMMIPKACGMGICGTCKVLKLGGEVVMDHNGGITEEDEAEGYILSCCSVPKGDVRIEY; encoded by the coding sequence ATGTCCAATCCGTTCCTGAACCCGGTAACTACCCAGACCTGGGCCAATGGTCGACACATTGTCCGTTGCGTCAAAGTCATCCAGGAAACCTGGGACGTGCGCACCTTCTGCTTCATGGCCGACCAGCCGATCATGTTCTTTTTCAAGCCGGGGCAGTTCGTCACCCTGGAGCTGGAAATCGAAGGCCAGCCGATCATGCGCTCGTACACCATCTCGAGCGCGCCGTCGGTGCCTTACAGTTTTTCGGTGACCATCAAGCGTGTGCCCGGCGGCAAGGTCTCCAACTGGCTGCACGACAATCTGCACGAGGGCCAGGAGCTGGCGGTGCACGGGCCGGTGGGCTTGTTCAACGCCATCGACTTTCCGAGCCCGAAGGTGCTGTACCTCAGCGGCGGGGTCGGGATCACGCCGGTGATGTCGATGGCGCGCTGGTTCTACGACACCAACGCCAACGTCGACATGGTGTTCGTGCACAGCGCCCGCTCACCCAAGGACATCATCTACCACCGCGAGCTGGAGCACATGGCGTCGCGGATCGATAACTTCAGCCTGCACCTCATTTGCGAGAAGCACGGGCTGGGCGAGCCTTGGGCGGGGTACCGCGGGTATCTGAATCACAAGCTGCTGGAGTTGATCGCGTCGGACTTCATGGAGCGCGAGATCTACTGCTGCGGACCGACGCCCTACATGAATGCGGTGAAGAACCTGCTGCAGAACTGCGGCTACGACATGACCCGCTATCACGAGGAGTCGTTCGGGGCGACGCCGCCCGAAGCCCGTGCCGATGCGGTCGAGCAAGCGGAGCAGGCGGCCGATGCACCGGAGGTGGCACAGGGCGAGTTGCACCAGGTGGAGTTCACGGCCTCGGGCAAGAGCATCCGCGTGGCACCCGGCGAGACCGTGCATGCGGCGGCGGCCAAGCTCGGGATGATGATCCCCAAGGCCTGCGGCATGGGTATCTGCGGGACCTGCAAGGTGCTCAAGCTGGGCGGCGAGGTGGTGATGGACCACAACGGCGGGATCACCGAGGAAGACGAAGCCGAAGGCTACATCCTGTCGTGCTGCAGCGTGCCGAAGGGGGATGTGCGGATCGAGTATTGA
- a CDS encoding CS1 type fimbrial major subunit: MSLIKNAVLAPLAIAALAASVSSQAAQIRHTIQLEASVPSSSFMVQPVDPDLTSKVNNLKWNPGAESLESLRAAFYAKHTAGSIEASVLDLPALSSATETIDLSVKFNGVALTTTPVAVLTKAEAALSPTVYLDIDPVKPTTGGYKEGTYVGNVNLAFDAVLVP, translated from the coding sequence ATGTCTTTGATCAAAAATGCTGTCCTTGCTCCCCTCGCCATCGCGGCACTCGCCGCCTCCGTCAGCAGTCAGGCCGCACAGATCCGCCACACCATCCAGCTCGAAGCCAGCGTGCCGTCGTCCTCGTTCATGGTACAGCCAGTCGATCCGGACCTGACCTCCAAGGTCAACAACCTGAAGTGGAACCCCGGCGCCGAATCCCTCGAATCCCTGCGCGCCGCCTTCTACGCCAAGCACACCGCTGGCAGCATCGAAGCCTCGGTACTGGATCTGCCCGCCCTGAGCAGCGCCACCGAAACCATCGACCTGAGCGTCAAGTTCAATGGTGTCGCCCTCACCACCACCCCTGTAGCCGTGCTGACCAAAGCCGAGGCTGCCCTGTCGCCGACGGTTTACCTGGACATCGATCCGGTCAAGCCCACCACCGGTGGCTACAAGGAAGGCACCTACGTGGGCAACGTCAACCTGGCCTTCGACGCTGTCCTGGTTCCTTGA
- the gbcA gene encoding glycine-betaine demethylase subunit GbcA codes for MDVTATLSLGDPLEPARKATAEMLQNRERTFSLPQPFYNDERLFEIDMQEIFHKEWLIAGMTSEIPTKGNFLTLQIGKNPIIVVRGAEGKVHAFHNVCRHRGSRLCTAEKGKVAKLVCGYHQWTYELDGRLLFAGTEMGADFDMKQYGLKPVNVKTAGGYIFISLAENPPAIDNFLSTLDHYMEPYDMENTKVAVQTTLVEKANWKLVLENNRECYHCGGSHPELLKTLLEWDDVTDPRADQAFKDHVAASAAAWEAEKIPYAHASFGLRNRIVRMPLLKGTVSMTLDGQVGCKKLMGRIKNPDLGSMRILHLPHSWNHCMGDHIIVFTVWPISAQETIVTTKWLVHKDAVEGVDYDVERMRQVWDATNDQDRRLAEVNQQGINSTAYQPGPYSKTYEFGVVNFIDWYSERLLANLGAEPAAYLKGVAVHE; via the coding sequence ATGGACGTCACCGCAACCCTGAGCCTGGGCGACCCGCTGGAACCCGCACGCAAGGCTACCGCCGAAATGCTGCAGAACCGCGAGCGCACCTTCTCGCTGCCGCAACCGTTCTATAACGACGAGCGGCTGTTCGAGATCGACATGCAGGAGATCTTCCACAAGGAATGGCTGATCGCTGGCATGACCAGCGAAATCCCGACCAAGGGTAATTTCCTCACCCTGCAGATCGGCAAGAACCCGATCATCGTAGTGCGCGGTGCCGAAGGCAAAGTCCATGCATTCCACAACGTCTGCCGCCACCGCGGCTCGCGCCTGTGCACCGCCGAAAAGGGCAAGGTCGCCAAGCTGGTGTGCGGCTACCACCAGTGGACCTACGAGCTTGACGGCCGCCTGCTGTTCGCCGGCACCGAAATGGGCGCCGATTTCGACATGAAGCAATACGGCCTCAAGCCGGTCAACGTGAAGACTGCCGGGGGTTACATCTTCATCAGCCTGGCCGAAAACCCGCCAGCCATCGATAACTTCCTCAGTACGCTCGACCATTACATGGAACCGTACGACATGGAAAACACCAAGGTGGCGGTGCAAACCACCCTGGTCGAAAAAGCCAACTGGAAGCTGGTGCTCGAGAACAACCGCGAGTGCTACCACTGCGGCGGCTCGCACCCAGAGCTGCTGAAAACCCTGCTCGAATGGGACGACGTCACCGACCCGCGCGCCGACCAGGCCTTCAAGGACCACGTAGCCGCTTCCGCCGCCGCCTGGGAAGCCGAGAAGATCCCTTACGCCCACGCCAGCTTCGGCCTGCGCAACCGGATCGTGCGCATGCCACTGCTCAAGGGCACCGTGTCCATGACCCTCGACGGCCAGGTCGGCTGCAAAAAACTCATGGGCCGCATCAAGAACCCCGACCTGGGCTCGATGCGCATCCTCCACCTGCCGCACTCGTGGAACCACTGCATGGGCGACCACATCATCGTTTTCACGGTGTGGCCGATCAGCGCTCAGGAAACCATCGTCACCACCAAGTGGCTGGTGCACAAGGATGCTGTAGAAGGCGTGGACTACGACGTAGAGCGTATGCGCCAGGTGTGGGATGCGACCAACGACCAGGACCGCCGCCTGGCGGAAGTGAACCAGCAGGGCATCAACTCGACGGCGTATCAGCCAGGGCCAT
- a CDS encoding methyl-accepting chemotaxis protein translates to MQKMQGKLRDTLQRISGSATQLASAAEELNSVTDESARGLVQQNNEIEQAATAVNEMTSAVEEVARNAVSTSEASREATNSVGDGRDLVMETVGAIERMSADVQSTSELIGNLAEESRDIGKVLDVIRGLADQTNLLALNAAIEAARAGEAGRGFAVVADEVRALAHRTQQSTSEIERMIGSIQGGTEKAVGSMRNSTERAESTLNIAKGAGLALDTINGAVQQINERNLVIASAAEEQAQVAREVDRNLVNIRDLSVQSAAGANQTTAASNELARLAVDLNGMVARFKV, encoded by the coding sequence ATGCAGAAGATGCAGGGCAAGCTGCGTGACACCCTGCAGCGGATTTCCGGCTCGGCCACCCAGTTGGCCTCGGCCGCCGAAGAGCTGAACAGCGTGACCGACGAAAGCGCCCGCGGCCTGGTGCAGCAGAACAACGAAATCGAACAGGCCGCCACGGCGGTCAACGAAATGACCAGCGCCGTGGAAGAAGTTGCACGCAACGCCGTGAGCACTTCCGAAGCCTCCCGCGAAGCCACCAATTCGGTAGGCGACGGTCGCGACCTGGTCATGGAAACCGTGGGTGCCATCGAGCGCATGAGCGCTGACGTGCAGAGCACTTCGGAACTGATCGGCAACTTGGCGGAAGAATCGCGCGACATCGGCAAGGTGCTCGACGTGATCCGCGGCCTGGCCGACCAGACCAACCTGCTGGCCCTGAACGCCGCCATCGAAGCCGCCCGTGCCGGTGAAGCCGGGCGTGGTTTTGCGGTGGTAGCCGACGAAGTGCGGGCCTTGGCCCATCGCACCCAGCAGTCGACCAGCGAGATCGAACGCATGATCGGCAGCATCCAGGGCGGGACCGAGAAGGCCGTGGGCTCGATGCGCAACAGCACCGAGCGGGCCGAATCGACCCTCAACATCGCCAAGGGCGCGGGCCTGGCGCTGGATACCATCAATGGTGCGGTGCAGCAGATCAACGAGCGCAACCTGGTGATCGCCAGCGCCGCCGAAGAGCAGGCGCAGGTCGCCCGCGAAGTGGACCGCAACCTGGTGAACATTCGGGACTTGTCGGTGCAATCGGCAGCGGGTGCCAATCAGACCACCGCCGCCAGCAATGAGCTGGCGCGCCTGGCAGTGGACTTGAACGGGATGGTGGCGCGGTTCAAGGTGTAA